Proteins from a single region of Dama dama isolate Ldn47 chromosome 14, ASM3311817v1, whole genome shotgun sequence:
- the TMEM82 gene encoding transmembrane protein 82: MFSLLSPTSWLPSLPSLDWGSGLLEALLQGLVGACAVSILNNLLTVYFFVGCANHPELRLEKQRLQAQWASLETVHLAGLALILTVVGVRVAALVVLEFSLRAVSMLLSLDKGSQGTEKLQLYLLCQYSLGCGLTCGLSFLQEGAPHCTLNLMLALGLAALLSTGARRLRHHVRRLYELHRSQHSCGVCLGLLAGAHHLPRLLGRTLAVTFIVGNLAAVALINRDFLTTSEAVRFWTPLTICYTLLVIHMQEEQRQRPGLKSHVQTVLVRMCGLFVLLLTVGRWLDLLGILVSLLGELWCLVGIRTLLDLCQIQDFPPQRPLVSAPSQPQPSAPAQPSEGTATS, encoded by the exons ATGTTCTCCCTACTGTCCCCCACCTCCTggctccccagcctcccctcccttGACTGGGGCTCCGGCCTCCTCGAGGCCCTCCTGCAAG GCCTCGTCGGGGCCTGCGCAGTCTCCATCCTGAACAACCTCCTGACGGTCTACTTCTTCGTGGGCTGTGCCAA CCACCCGGAGCTTCGTCTTGAAAAGCAGAGGCTGCAGGCCCAGTGGGCGTCACTGGAGACCGTGCATCTCGCAGGGCTGGCCCTGATTCTCACTGTTGTGGGGGTCCGGGTGGCTGCCCTCGTAGTGCTCGAGTTCTCCCTCCGGGCTGTCTCCATGCTGCTTTCCCTGGACAAG gGCTCCCAGGGCACCGAGAAGCTGCAGCTGTACCTACTGTGCCAGTACTCGCTGGGCTGCGGGCTGACCTGCGGCCTGAGCTTCCTGCAGGAGGGCGCCCCGCACTGCACGCTGAACCTGATGctggccctggggctggcagcGCTGCTCAGCACAGGCGCCCGGCGCCTCCGCCACCACGTCCGCCGGCTCTACGAGCTGCACCGCAGCCAGCACTCCTGTGGGGTCTGCCTGGGCCTGCTGGCGGGCGCACACCACCTCCCCCGGCTGCTGGGCCGCACCCTGGCCGTGACCTTTATAGTGGGCAACCTGGCCGCCGTGGCCCTCATCAACCGAGACTTCCTGACCACCTCGGAGGCCGTGCGCTTCTGGACGCCTCTCACCATCTGCTACACCCTGCTGGTCATCCACATGCAGG AGGAGCAGCGGCAGCGCCCCGGCCTGAAGAGCCACGTCCAGACGGTGCTAGTGCGCATGTGCGGTCTCTTTGTGCTGCTGCTGACCGTGGGCCGCTGGCTGGACCTCCTGGGCATCCTCGTCTCCCTGCTGGGCGAGCTCTGGTGCCTCGTGGGCATCCGCACCCTGCTTGATCTTTGCCAGATACAG GATTTTCCACCCCAGAGGCCTTTGGTGTCAGCTCCAAGCCAGCCCCAGCCCTCGGCCCCTGCCCAGCCCTCGGAGGGGACGGCCACCTCCTGA
- the SLC25A34 gene encoding solute carrier family 25 member 34: METVPPAVDLVLGASACCLACVFTNPLEVVKTRLQLQGELQARGTYPRLYRGFVASVVAVARADGLCGLQKGLAAGLLYQGLMNGVRFYCYSLACQAGLSQQPGGTVVAGAVAGALGAFVGSPAYLVKTQLQAQTVAAMAVGHQHHHQSLLGALETIWRQQGLAGLWRGVGGAVPRVMVGSAAQLATFASAKAWVQERQWLPEDSWLVALAGGMISSIAVVAVMTPFDVVSTRLYNQPVDGAGRGKLYGGLADCLVKIWRQEGPLALYKGLGPVYLRLGPHTVLSMLFWDELRKRAWQGQHQGS, encoded by the exons ATGGAGACAGTGCCCCCAGCTGTGGACCTGGTTCTGGGTGCTTCAGCCTGTTGCCTGGCCTGTGTCTTCACCAACCCCCTGGAGGTAGTGAAGACACGGCTGCAGCTTCAGGGGGAGCTGCAGGCACGGGGCACCTACCCTCGGCTCTACCGGGGCTTTGTGGCCTCCGTCGTCGCGGTGGCCCGTGCGGATGGGCTGTGCGGGCTGCAGAAGGGGCTGGCTGCCGGCCTCCTCTACCAGGGCCTCATGAACGGCGTCCGCTTCTACTGCTACAGCCTGGCGTGCCAGGCCGGCCTCAGCCAGCAGCCGGGAGGCACCGTGGTCGCGGGCGCTGTGGCAGGGGCATTAGGAGCCTTCGTGGGGAGCCCTGCTTACCTG GTCAAAACGCAGCTGCAGGCCCAGACGGTGGCCGCGATGGCCGTGGGGCACCAACACCATCACCAG AGCCTCCTGGGTGCCTTGGAGACCATCTGGCGGCAGCAGGGCCTGGCAGGGCTGTGGCGGGGCGTGGGGGGTGCCGTGCCCCGGGTCATGGTCGGCTCGGCCGCTCAGCTGGCCACCTTTGCCTCTGCCAAGGCCTGGGTGCAGGAGCGACAG TGGCTCCCGGAGGACAGCTGGCTGGTGGCCCTGGCCGGGGGCATGATCAGCAGCATAGCTGTGGTCGCTGTCATGACCCCCTTCGATGTGGTCAGCACACGGCTGTATAATCAGCCAGTGGACGGAGCAGGCAGG GGCAAGCTGTATGGCGGCCTCGCCGACTGCCTGGTGAAGATCTGGCGGCAGGAGGGCCCCCTGGCGCTCTACAAGGGTCTGGGCCCCGTCTACCTGCGCCTGGGCCCCCACACCGTCCTAAGCATGCTCTTCTGGGATGAACTCCGGAAACGGGCCTGGCAGGGCCAGCACCAGGGCAGCTAG